The following proteins come from a genomic window of Nocardiopsis sp. YSL2:
- a CDS encoding amidohydrolase — MESALAAAEKVLAPLPELSPDVEEMYKDLHRHPELGFQEFRTAGIAAESLRACGYEVHEGVGGTGVVGLLRNGEGPVVLLRADMDGLPVAEDSGLEYAATDATGLRDGRQVPVMHACGHDVHVACLVGAARLLARAREHWSGTVVALFQPAEELGTGARAMLADGLFDRVPRPDAVLAQHVSPLAAGHTAYCPGVCMAASDEVRITFHGVGGHGSRPEAANDPVLTAAAFVQRVQMIVSREIATGERAVLTVGSITAGEAANVIPDTAEVALSVRSFTPSVRTRVLASIERIARAESDAAGAPRHPDVRHSSGFPVSRNDDALTDRVNAALRDRLGEDKVHEIGPITGSEDVQHLADAAGAPLYYWWVGGWESEEFLRAYRAGTADRDIPANHSPRFAPVLRPTLGTGVTTMTVAALSCLAAGG; from the coding sequence ATGGAGAGCGCACTGGCCGCAGCGGAGAAGGTCCTGGCTCCGCTGCCCGAGTTGTCCCCCGACGTCGAAGAGATGTACAAGGACCTGCACCGCCACCCCGAGCTGGGTTTCCAGGAGTTCAGGACCGCGGGCATCGCCGCGGAGAGCCTGCGCGCATGCGGCTACGAGGTCCACGAGGGGGTCGGCGGCACGGGCGTCGTCGGGCTGCTGCGCAACGGGGAGGGCCCGGTGGTGCTCCTGCGCGCCGACATGGACGGCCTCCCCGTGGCCGAGGACAGCGGCCTGGAGTACGCGGCCACGGACGCCACCGGTCTGCGCGACGGCCGTCAGGTCCCGGTCATGCACGCGTGCGGACACGATGTCCACGTCGCGTGCCTGGTCGGGGCGGCGCGGCTGCTCGCCCGCGCGCGGGAGCACTGGTCGGGGACGGTGGTGGCGCTGTTCCAGCCGGCGGAGGAGCTCGGGACGGGCGCGCGCGCCATGCTGGCGGACGGGCTCTTCGACCGGGTACCGCGTCCGGACGCCGTGCTGGCCCAGCACGTCTCCCCTCTGGCCGCCGGGCACACGGCCTACTGCCCGGGCGTGTGCATGGCCGCCTCGGACGAGGTCCGCATCACCTTCCACGGGGTCGGCGGGCACGGCTCCCGCCCGGAGGCCGCCAACGACCCGGTACTGACGGCGGCGGCCTTCGTCCAGCGCGTGCAGATGATCGTCTCGCGGGAGATCGCCACCGGGGAGCGGGCGGTACTGACCGTCGGCTCCATCACCGCGGGGGAGGCGGCCAACGTCATCCCCGACACCGCGGAGGTGGCGCTCAGTGTGCGCAGCTTCACCCCTTCCGTGCGCACGCGCGTCCTGGCGTCGATCGAACGCATCGCCCGGGCCGAGTCCGACGCGGCCGGAGCCCCCCGGCACCCGGACGTCCGGCATTCGAGCGGCTTCCCGGTCTCGCGCAACGACGACGCTCTGACGGACCGCGTCAACGCCGCTCTGCGCGACCGGCTGGGAGAGGACAAGGTGCACGAGATCGGACCCATCACCGGCAGCGAGGACGTGCAGCACCTCGCCGACGCCGCCGGCGCGCCCCTCTACTACTGGTGGGTGGGGGGCTGGGAGTCGGAGGAGTTCCTCCGCGCCTACCGGGCCGGCACCGCCGATCGCGACATCCCCGCCAACCACTCCCCCAGGTTCGCGCCCGTGCTCCGGCCCACGCTCGGTACGGGGGTGACGACGATGACGGTCGCGGCCCTGTCCTGCCTGGCGGCGGGCGGCTGA
- a CDS encoding Lrp/AsnC family transcriptional regulator encodes MDELDLMMINAMQLSPRASWTELAEPLGVDASTLSRRWAQLTEEGFAWITCYVGPSQLPWGGMALVEVGCAAGQTEEAAGRIARCPHAVSVEITSGSRDLLVTVAAVTQQSVTSVVLDVLPRVFGVQWVRTTMIVRMARDAGSWRLDSLDPGQRRRIGEEHKEAGAQPRALTPHRELILALGEDGRMPYSELARRTGVASSTLRRRVPDLVRSGRLTIRCDTAAREAGWPVHVSLWLNIPVGRIADVCAGLAAMPETRMAAHVAGQASAVAIVWLHRLEDLADWEHRVAAAHPDVDVVDRAVSLRSVKRTGRLLDRAGRATGHVPMDLWADPHTP; translated from the coding sequence ATGGACGAACTGGACCTCATGATGATCAACGCCATGCAGCTCTCCCCGCGTGCGTCGTGGACCGAGCTGGCCGAGCCCCTCGGGGTCGACGCCTCCACGCTCTCGCGCCGGTGGGCGCAGCTCACGGAGGAGGGGTTCGCGTGGATCACCTGCTACGTGGGTCCCTCGCAACTGCCGTGGGGCGGCATGGCGCTCGTGGAGGTCGGCTGCGCCGCCGGTCAGACCGAGGAGGCCGCGGGCCGGATCGCCCGCTGCCCGCACGCGGTGAGCGTGGAGATCACCAGCGGGAGCCGGGACCTGCTCGTGACCGTCGCCGCGGTCACCCAGCAGTCGGTGACCTCCGTCGTCCTCGACGTGCTCCCCCGGGTGTTCGGCGTGCAGTGGGTGCGCACCACGATGATCGTGCGCATGGCACGCGACGCCGGCTCCTGGCGCCTGGACAGCCTCGACCCCGGCCAGCGCAGGAGGATCGGCGAGGAGCACAAGGAGGCGGGCGCGCAGCCGCGCGCCCTGACGCCGCACCGCGAGCTCATCCTCGCCCTGGGGGAGGACGGCCGGATGCCCTACTCCGAGCTCGCCCGCAGGACCGGTGTCGCCTCCAGCACGCTGCGGCGCAGGGTCCCGGACCTGGTGCGGTCGGGGCGGCTGACCATCCGGTGCGACACCGCCGCCCGCGAGGCGGGGTGGCCCGTGCACGTGTCGCTGTGGCTGAACATCCCGGTGGGGCGGATCGCTGACGTGTGCGCCGGCCTGGCCGCCATGCCCGAGACGCGCATGGCGGCCCATGTGGCCGGGCAGGCGTCGGCGGTCGCGATCGTCTGGCTGCACCGCCTGGAGGACCTCGCCGACTGGGAGCACCGGGTCGCGGCCGCCCACCCCGACGTCGACGTCGTGGACCGCGCGGTGAGCCTGCGCTCGGTCAAACGCACGGGACGGCTCCTGGACCGGGCGGGCCGCGCCACGGGCCACGTGCCCATGGACCTGTGGGCGGACCCGCACACGCCTTAG
- a CDS encoding ABC transporter substrate-binding protein gives MVLTTAALTSCTTDPGGAADTSRVRVAVTADATSFDPARGNVAADYQFARLTHDSLVRMNPEGETVPGLAASWEESPTGVEFTLRDGVTCSDGTELDADTVAAALEYLASPDTGSSIAGHVFGPGEPEISSDGDAGTVTVTLESPWSGLLPGLSSAQAGIPCTTDPEELATGEAPGTGAYTLTASQRGTEYTYSLREDYDWAPDFGAQGSFPETVTFHVIENESTVANQMETGQIDYAAFTGTDSARFDPEEYTVVSRPTVFMFLVFNERGDRPGADPRVREAVARSVDREAFRNAVTSEAGTLLTTVVPADFRCALDDASLLAQADADAAAEVLGGVEMNLVGTNAIAGGSGNEYVRAALADVGAQVDLRNVDNATWGTEVLGSEGDWDVTVMAALNGSGTLTPTMSLLTGPPPPDGRNFGAVDSPELAEGFQSAMSSVDSEEQCTAWRDAQRAMLEQHHAVPLSAVDVSWVMAEHVSATAFPTGVDVSTLRIAD, from the coding sequence GTGGTTCTGACCACAGCGGCCCTGACGTCCTGCACCACCGACCCTGGGGGCGCCGCCGACACCTCCCGGGTACGCGTCGCCGTCACGGCGGACGCCACATCGTTCGATCCCGCGCGGGGAAACGTCGCCGCCGACTACCAGTTCGCACGCCTGACCCACGACTCCCTGGTCCGGATGAACCCCGAGGGGGAGACGGTTCCCGGCCTGGCCGCGTCGTGGGAGGAGAGCCCCACCGGGGTGGAGTTCACCCTCCGGGACGGTGTCACCTGCTCCGACGGGACGGAGCTGGACGCCGACACGGTGGCGGCGGCCCTGGAGTACCTCGCCTCCCCCGACACCGGCTCCTCGATCGCGGGCCACGTGTTCGGGCCCGGCGAGCCCGAGATCTCCTCCGACGGCGACGCGGGAACCGTCACCGTCACGTTGGAGAGCCCCTGGTCCGGCCTCCTGCCGGGGCTGTCCTCGGCCCAGGCCGGAATCCCGTGCACGACCGATCCCGAGGAACTGGCCACGGGCGAGGCCCCGGGAACCGGGGCCTACACCCTCACCGCCTCCCAGCGGGGCACGGAGTACACCTACTCCCTGCGTGAGGACTACGACTGGGCACCGGACTTCGGCGCACAGGGCTCCTTCCCCGAGACCGTCACCTTCCACGTGATCGAGAACGAGAGCACCGTCGCCAACCAGATGGAGACCGGGCAGATCGACTACGCCGCCTTCACCGGCACCGACAGCGCCCGCTTCGATCCCGAGGAGTACACCGTGGTCTCCCGGCCGACGGTGTTCATGTTCCTGGTGTTCAACGAACGCGGGGACAGGCCCGGCGCCGACCCGCGGGTGCGGGAGGCCGTCGCCCGGAGCGTGGACAGGGAGGCCTTCCGCAACGCGGTCACCAGCGAGGCGGGAACCCTGCTCACCACCGTGGTCCCCGCGGACTTCCGGTGCGCGCTGGACGACGCGTCGCTCCTGGCGCAGGCCGACGCCGACGCCGCCGCCGAGGTCCTCGGCGGTGTGGAGATGAACCTGGTCGGCACGAACGCCATCGCCGGCGGGTCCGGCAACGAGTACGTGCGCGCCGCGCTCGCCGACGTCGGCGCCCAGGTCGATCTGCGCAACGTGGACAACGCGACCTGGGGCACCGAGGTCCTGGGCTCCGAGGGCGACTGGGACGTCACGGTGATGGCCGCCCTGAACGGCAGCGGCACCCTCACTCCCACGATGTCCCTGCTCACCGGGCCGCCGCCACCGGACGGCCGCAACTTCGGCGCGGTCGACAGCCCCGAACTGGCCGAGGGCTTCCAGAGCGCGATGTCGTCCGTGGACTCCGAGGAGCAGTGCACCGCGTGGCGGGACGCGCAGCGGGCGATGCTGGAGCAGCACCACGCTGTCCCGCTGTCCGCTGTGGACGTCAGCTGGGTGATGGCCGAGCACGTGAGCGCGACGGCCTTCCCCACCGGGGTCGACGTCTCCACGCTGCGGATCGCGGACTGA
- a CDS encoding ABC transporter permease: MSPLPTARTRPGRSGRAWARFLLRRLLGLGAVLVVLVTATFLILQLVPGDPARAAISVDASPEEVEAMRRALGLDRPLAEQFASYVGGLLTGDLGTSFQTGEAVSQVIATRLPFTAQLAVFSVLGALLIAVPLGVAVAVACRGGRRRPLDTAFTTTASVVGCTPEYIAGTLLVLLFAVTMGWLPAAGAATPASLLLPVAAIALSPAAALARIVRRETAVVLEEDYLRTARAKRLGGWALYVRHTLPNLLTSTLTMGGLLLAGLMGGTVIVESVFAWPGLGSRVVQAILVRDFPVIQGIVLVIGLMAAVINLLVDVCLGVLDPRTLTGKTEEASSS, translated from the coding sequence ATGTCCCCCCTCCCCACCGCACGCACCAGGCCCGGCCGGTCCGGCCGGGCCTGGGCCCGCTTCCTCCTGCGCCGCCTCCTCGGACTGGGCGCCGTCCTCGTCGTCCTGGTCACCGCCACCTTCCTGATCCTCCAACTGGTGCCCGGGGACCCCGCCCGCGCGGCGATCAGCGTCGACGCCTCTCCTGAAGAGGTCGAGGCGATGCGCCGCGCGCTGGGGCTGGACCGGCCCCTGGCCGAGCAGTTCGCCTCCTACGTCGGGGGCCTGCTCACCGGGGACCTCGGCACCTCCTTCCAGACCGGTGAGGCGGTGTCGCAGGTCATCGCCACACGCCTGCCCTTCACCGCGCAACTGGCCGTGTTCTCGGTACTGGGCGCCCTGCTGATCGCGGTCCCGCTGGGTGTCGCGGTGGCCGTGGCGTGCCGCGGCGGGCGCCGCCGCCCCCTCGACACGGCCTTCACCACCACGGCCTCCGTCGTCGGCTGCACACCCGAGTACATCGCGGGCACGCTCCTGGTCCTGCTGTTCGCCGTCACCATGGGATGGCTCCCGGCGGCGGGTGCCGCCACCCCGGCCTCGCTCCTGCTGCCCGTGGCGGCGATCGCGCTGTCGCCCGCGGCGGCGCTGGCCCGCATCGTGCGGCGGGAGACCGCCGTCGTGCTGGAGGAGGACTACCTCCGCACGGCCCGCGCCAAGCGCCTGGGCGGCTGGGCACTGTACGTACGGCACACCCTGCCGAACCTGCTGACCTCGACCCTGACCATGGGAGGCCTGCTCCTGGCCGGGCTGATGGGCGGCACCGTGATCGTGGAGTCGGTCTTCGCCTGGCCCGGGCTCGGCAGCCGGGTGGTGCAGGCGATCCTCGTCCGCGACTTCCCCGTCATCCAGGGCATCGTCCTGGTGATCGGTCTCATGGCCGCCGTCATCAACCTGCTGGTCGACGTCTGCCTCGGCGTACTCGACCCCCGCACACTCACCGGAAAGACCGAGGAGGCGAGTTCGTCGTGA
- a CDS encoding dipeptide/oligopeptide/nickel ABC transporter permease/ATP-binding protein: MTSPPRALTLARRPGLVVGATGLLAVLLLAVLGPWVWGDQAAQLSDSTRATPGPDHWLGTDALGRDVLARTLTATRLTLETTTLATALAAGVGLLLGGTIWLSGPRVRTVGLRVIDVLVSYPSLILALLVAAVVGPGPTASVLAVGVAGSPVFARLTANLAGSVAARDYVTSARMLGVPKHRLFLRHMLPNMAEPLLVLVSVAFGTILVTLSGLSFLGLGAQPPHYDWGSLLSEGLRELHTNPSQALGPALAIVLTGTCAGLVGDAVAAGADARSSGVRALARSATRAPVPAADAAPDHGATVLSVRSLTVRDASGTRLVDDVSLDVGRGEIVGVVGESGSGKTLTAMAVARLLQTGLRSSAEVMRLGDLDLRGHPQARRLALDLGVVFQDPLSSLNPALRMGNQLTEVLRTHAGASAREAHARVRDSLARMRVTDPDGLMRGYPHQLSGGMRQRAMIAAALACAPKLIVADEPTTALDVTVQADVLRLLREAGRDEETSVLLISHDIAVVSSVCDRVLVMYSGRVVESLDTAALRRGEAAHPYTRALISATPAAALSLATADGGAAPERLATIPGRPPQPGLRPPGCAFAPRCSRALDPCRDSVPVPVPTGTGSAACFAPVAFPHSGVQEGAR; encoded by the coding sequence GTGACCTCTCCCCCGCGCGCCCTCACCCTGGCGCGACGGCCCGGCCTCGTCGTCGGAGCGACGGGCCTGCTGGCAGTCCTGCTCCTGGCCGTCCTTGGACCGTGGGTCTGGGGCGACCAGGCCGCGCAGCTCAGCGACAGCACCCGGGCGACACCCGGGCCCGACCACTGGCTGGGCACCGACGCGCTGGGACGCGACGTCCTGGCCCGCACACTCACCGCCACCCGGCTCACCCTGGAGACGACCACCCTGGCCACCGCCCTGGCGGCGGGTGTCGGACTGCTTCTGGGCGGGACGATCTGGTTGAGCGGACCGCGCGTGCGCACCGTCGGCCTGCGGGTCATCGACGTCCTGGTCTCCTACCCCTCCCTGATCCTCGCGCTCCTGGTGGCCGCGGTCGTCGGGCCCGGGCCCACCGCGTCGGTCCTCGCGGTGGGCGTGGCCGGCAGTCCGGTCTTCGCCCGGCTCACCGCCAACCTCGCCGGCTCGGTCGCGGCACGGGACTACGTCACCAGCGCCCGTATGCTCGGCGTCCCCAAGCACCGCCTGTTCCTCCGACACATGCTGCCCAACATGGCCGAGCCGCTCCTGGTCCTGGTCTCGGTGGCCTTCGGCACCATCCTCGTCACCCTGTCGGGCCTGTCCTTCCTCGGCCTGGGCGCGCAGCCGCCGCACTACGACTGGGGTTCGCTGCTGTCCGAAGGGCTCCGTGAGCTGCACACCAATCCCAGCCAGGCCCTGGGGCCGGCGCTGGCCATCGTCCTCACCGGGACCTGTGCCGGGCTGGTGGGCGACGCAGTGGCCGCCGGCGCCGACGCGCGCTCGTCGGGTGTGCGCGCCCTGGCCCGTTCGGCGACCCGCGCCCCCGTCCCGGCCGCCGACGCCGCGCCGGACCACGGAGCGACGGTGCTCAGCGTCCGCTCTCTGACGGTCCGCGACGCCTCCGGGACCCGGCTCGTGGACGACGTCTCCCTCGACGTGGGCCGCGGGGAGATCGTCGGAGTCGTCGGGGAGTCCGGTTCCGGCAAGACGCTCACCGCGATGGCCGTGGCGCGGCTGCTCCAGACGGGCCTGCGCTCCAGCGCCGAGGTGATGCGCCTGGGCGACCTCGACCTGCGCGGACATCCCCAGGCACGGCGGCTGGCCCTGGACCTGGGCGTGGTCTTCCAGGACCCCCTGTCCTCGCTCAACCCCGCGCTGCGGATGGGGAACCAGCTCACCGAGGTCCTGCGCACGCACGCGGGGGCGTCGGCGCGGGAGGCGCACGCCCGGGTGCGCGACAGCCTGGCCCGCATGCGCGTCACCGACCCCGACGGGCTCATGCGCGGCTATCCGCACCAGCTGTCCGGCGGGATGCGCCAGCGGGCCATGATCGCCGCGGCGCTGGCCTGCGCGCCGAAGCTGATCGTGGCCGACGAGCCCACCACGGCACTGGACGTGACGGTCCAGGCCGACGTATTGCGCCTGCTCCGCGAGGCCGGACGCGACGAGGAGACCTCCGTCCTGCTGATCTCGCACGACATCGCCGTCGTCTCCTCGGTGTGCGACCGGGTCCTGGTGATGTACTCGGGCCGCGTCGTGGAGTCCCTCGACACGGCCGCGCTCCGCCGGGGCGAGGCGGCCCACCCCTACACCCGCGCCCTGATCAGCGCGACGCCCGCCGCCGCCCTGTCCCTGGCCACGGCCGACGGCGGAGCGGCGCCCGAACGCCTGGCCACCATCCCGGGGCGTCCGCCCCAGCCCGGGCTGCGCCCCCCTGGGTGTGCGTTCGCGCCCCGGTGCTCGCGCGCCCTGGACCCGTGCCGCGACTCGGTGCCCGTCCCCGTTCCGACCGGCACGGGCTCGGCCGCGTGCTTCGCACCGGTCGCCTTCCCCCACAGCGGCGTCCAGGAGGGTGCACGATGA
- a CDS encoding ABC transporter ATP-binding protein: MTATPSDRTDRPALIRAEGVTVGYGSRSGSAPILRSVDLELRSGRTLGLVGESGSGKSTLARALVGLLRPSAGRVLHEGRDLASASRRELAALRRSVQLVPQDPYASLNPRMTVGAAIAEAVDPRRASLRAHRAEVERWLGLVALDPDAAERYPHAFSGGQRQRIAVARALAARPRVVIADEITSALDCSVQAEVLNVLADLREELDLTMLFISHDLSVVRLVSDDVAVLYQGRVVERGEAHEVLGGSPRHPYTRLLLDSVPDGRELSPPPGGTTGGTGTGARVREARGA; this comes from the coding sequence ATGACCGCCACGCCATCCGATCGGACCGACCGGCCCGCCCTGATCCGCGCCGAGGGAGTCACCGTGGGCTACGGATCCCGCTCGGGGTCGGCCCCGATCCTGCGCTCGGTCGACCTGGAGCTGCGGAGCGGACGCACCCTGGGGCTGGTCGGCGAGTCGGGGTCGGGCAAGTCGACCCTGGCCCGCGCCCTGGTGGGCCTGCTGCGCCCCTCCGCCGGAAGGGTCCTGCACGAGGGCCGTGACCTCGCCTCGGCGAGCCGGAGGGAGCTGGCCGCGCTGAGGCGCTCGGTCCAGCTCGTCCCCCAGGACCCCTACGCGTCGCTGAACCCCCGGATGACCGTGGGTGCGGCCATCGCCGAGGCCGTCGACCCGCGCCGCGCGTCGCTGCGCGCGCACCGGGCCGAGGTCGAGCGCTGGCTGGGTCTCGTGGCCCTGGACCCCGACGCGGCGGAGCGCTATCCGCACGCGTTCTCCGGCGGCCAGCGCCAGCGGATCGCCGTGGCCCGCGCCCTGGCCGCCCGGCCCCGGGTGGTGATCGCCGACGAGATCACCTCCGCCCTGGACTGCTCGGTCCAGGCCGAGGTCCTGAACGTGCTCGCCGACCTGCGCGAGGAGCTCGACCTGACGATGCTGTTCATCTCGCACGACCTCAGCGTGGTGCGCCTGGTCAGTGACGACGTCGCCGTGCTCTACCAGGGACGCGTGGTGGAGCGGGGCGAGGCGCACGAGGTCCTGGGCGGATCCCCCCGGCACCCCTACACCCGGCTGCTCCTGGACAGCGTCCCGGACGGGCGGGAGCTGTCGCCGCCGCCCGGCGGCACCACCGGGGGCACCGGGACCGGCGCCCGTGTCCGGGAGGCGCGGGGTGCGTGA
- a CDS encoding GTPase-associated protein 1-related protein has protein sequence MSTAEAHYTSVESGPTGAPGFQFVHASPGLRPALLRRIERHLSYEPPPAMPVRPAPAELADFPITLSHTRLTNDTTVLSHIVYVGRDHTGRYGNFYAHALVLPGAPGTAVLPIDTWGSSFWRTGAHDADTAPPAGAATTAGAGPADRPRTSPPGGRPRPDGAPSTQRLAAFTRRHRGRAAAVLTDILHALDGDADRQVVLVGSSTEAAHWIALACRSLPADLAGRLTFTTYTRRPDLSPHHVIGVTEDCAPALTDAASGGRYRVHRSGADGDPDVDHDADPDADPGAEPLTWAVAATALWEAGRGALVGETVAAGDQGAGVPVARRARDLGGALACAALAEGIELPAGAGPDAVAWCRDRVDERSRAWWASLLAALTARGPLRPEAARDLATALERRFGPDLTAPLVAAALGALPRLLVDEPDNADLREVLRWARTRFRAAGDDRVLRPARRALHEALARDDAPLHVLLELLRLSDVLVQPHLQEDHAARLLIPPLLSDGPGRAAVGELLGEPGQARSRSAVLRALDTRARDEPGPVLDLVGGPDAPAWLLDPSPPPLRALRAVQRLAAARRGTGPARARNARSADTDLVEFALVTDTLTPGTEPDGASVRLALRLVWAGHGPDTGGAARMLRAHPRPETAEAASALVAGAERPHRRITALADLLMDHYLDLFPPRHRPVVELVALTGRLREVGRGSGTDRVVRRHMELLLSRAGRGPLGQDAARAVVERVLDPHGFAADDRVFALEFAEFAARATPELAAAYARRARSELPPVLRGDYRMCAAHAWLWWSRGGSPAWEAERGALLDRVLAPALRALRPALRRDAFSLIGAVAPDTAEQVRSWMQDRAHGRPHGIGTLLSRVGPAPVRARTDRSARPVGSEPRPPRGPGR, from the coding sequence ATGAGCACAGCGGAAGCGCACTACACCTCGGTGGAGTCCGGGCCGACGGGCGCCCCCGGATTCCAGTTCGTCCACGCGTCCCCGGGACTGCGGCCCGCACTCCTGCGCCGGATCGAGCGGCACCTGTCCTACGAACCCCCGCCCGCCATGCCCGTGCGGCCCGCCCCGGCCGAACTCGCCGACTTCCCGATCACCCTCAGCCACACCAGGCTCACCAACGACACCACCGTTCTCAGCCACATCGTCTACGTCGGCCGCGACCACACCGGCCGGTACGGCAACTTCTACGCGCACGCCCTGGTGCTGCCCGGTGCGCCTGGAACCGCGGTCCTTCCCATCGACACCTGGGGCTCCTCCTTCTGGCGCACGGGAGCGCACGACGCCGACACCGCACCGCCGGCCGGTGCCGCGACCACCGCGGGAGCCGGGCCGGCCGATCGGCCCCGCACCTCCCCTCCGGGGGGACGCCCGCGCCCGGACGGCGCTCCCTCGACGCAGCGCCTCGCGGCCTTCACCCGTCGGCACCGCGGCCGGGCCGCCGCCGTGCTCACCGACATCCTCCACGCGCTGGACGGCGACGCGGACCGGCAGGTCGTCCTGGTCGGCTCCAGCACGGAGGCCGCCCACTGGATCGCCCTGGCCTGCCGCAGCCTGCCCGCCGACCTGGCCGGACGGCTCACCTTCACCACCTACACCCGACGTCCCGACCTGTCCCCGCACCACGTCATCGGCGTCACCGAGGACTGCGCTCCGGCCTTGACCGACGCGGCGAGCGGTGGCCGGTACCGGGTGCACCGCTCCGGGGCGGACGGCGACCCGGACGTCGACCATGACGCGGACCCGGACGCGGACCCGGGCGCGGAACCGCTCACCTGGGCCGTCGCGGCCACGGCCCTGTGGGAGGCGGGCCGCGGAGCCCTGGTGGGCGAGACCGTCGCCGCGGGTGACCAGGGCGCCGGCGTACCCGTGGCTCGACGGGCACGGGACCTGGGCGGCGCCCTCGCCTGCGCCGCTCTGGCCGAGGGGATCGAGCTCCCGGCCGGGGCGGGCCCCGACGCCGTGGCGTGGTGCCGCGACCGCGTCGACGAGCGTTCCCGGGCATGGTGGGCCTCGCTGTTGGCCGCACTGACCGCCCGTGGTCCGCTGCGCCCCGAAGCCGCACGCGACCTCGCCACCGCCCTGGAACGCCGGTTCGGTCCCGACCTCACGGCCCCACTGGTCGCCGCCGCCCTGGGCGCGCTGCCCCGACTGCTCGTCGACGAGCCGGACAACGCGGACCTGCGCGAGGTGCTGCGCTGGGCTCGGACCCGGTTCCGTGCGGCAGGTGACGACCGCGTCCTGCGCCCCGCCCGCCGCGCGCTCCACGAGGCGCTCGCCCGAGACGACGCCCCGCTCCACGTCCTGCTCGAACTCCTCCGGCTGAGCGACGTGCTCGTCCAACCCCACCTCCAGGAGGACCACGCGGCCCGGCTGCTGATACCACCGCTGCTCTCCGACGGCCCCGGCCGCGCGGCCGTCGGAGAGCTCCTCGGCGAACCGGGGCAGGCCCGGTCGCGTTCGGCCGTCCTGCGGGCCCTGGACACCCGCGCCCGCGACGAACCCGGTCCCGTCCTGGACCTGGTCGGCGGCCCGGACGCTCCGGCCTGGCTGCTCGACCCGTCGCCGCCGCCGCTGCGCGCCCTGCGGGCCGTCCAGCGGCTCGCGGCGGCCCGCCGCGGCACCGGTCCCGCCCGTGCCCGGAACGCCCGATCGGCGGACACCGACCTCGTCGAGTTCGCCCTGGTCACCGACACGCTCACACCCGGAACCGAGCCCGACGGCGCCTCGGTGCGGCTCGCACTGCGCCTGGTGTGGGCCGGACACGGACCCGACACCGGCGGGGCGGCGCGCATGCTGCGGGCGCACCCGCGCCCCGAGACGGCCGAGGCCGCCTCGGCCCTGGTGGCCGGCGCAGAACGGCCGCACCGCCGGATCACGGCTCTGGCCGACCTCCTGATGGACCACTACCTGGACCTCTTCCCGCCCCGGCACCGGCCGGTCGTGGAACTCGTGGCGCTCACCGGACGACTGCGCGAGGTGGGCAGGGGCTCCGGTACCGACCGGGTGGTCCGCCGCCACATGGAGCTGCTGCTGAGCCGTGCCGGCCGCGGACCGCTGGGCCAGGACGCGGCCCGCGCGGTGGTCGAGCGGGTCCTGGACCCCCACGGCTTCGCGGCCGACGACCGCGTCTTCGCCCTGGAGTTCGCTGAGTTCGCGGCCAGGGCCACCCCGGAGCTGGCCGCGGCCTACGCCCGGCGGGCGCGCTCGGAGCTTCCCCCCGTGCTGCGCGGCGACTACCGCATGTGCGCCGCGCACGCCTGGTTGTGGTGGTCGCGCGGAGGCAGCCCCGCCTGGGAGGCGGAACGCGGCGCCTTGCTGGACCGGGTCCTGGCTCCGGCCCTGCGCGCGCTGCGCCCGGCCCTGCGGCGCGACGCCTTCTCACTGATCGGCGCGGTGGCCCCGGACACCGCCGAACAGGTGCGGTCCTGGATGCAGGACCGCGCACACGGGCGCCCGCACGGGATCGGGACCCTCCTGAGCCGGGTCGGTCCCGCTCCGGTACGCGCCCGGACGGATCGCTCCGCGCGCCCGGTCGGCTCCGAGCCCCGGCCCCCGCGTGGCCCGGGGCGCTGA